The Mycobacterium paragordonae genome includes a region encoding these proteins:
- a CDS encoding DUF6611 family protein, with protein MDAVWDPALLVGPVYTSGMQITRYRVTEPVPPQSINETPPPSPARGHLLDGSRRWGSFDAAVGQYGVRRYRLTIYPPGTGIDDRYAALLWRSWPIGGAALMVLAEMLLGDVLASAATVLVFAAGVYLAIGALLFVRGGPGRVPVRNLTVVLMPKSADVQELCRYTYWRALVDMLTDADRRLAAGDLSLVQHEAIWWQAYDRLEEWSRVVK; from the coding sequence ATGGATGCTGTTTGGGACCCGGCGCTGTTGGTCGGCCCGGTGTACACCAGTGGGATGCAGATCACGCGATACCGAGTAACCGAACCGGTTCCGCCACAATCGATTAACGAGACGCCGCCCCCATCGCCGGCCCGCGGGCACCTGCTCGACGGCAGCCGTCGGTGGGGCTCGTTCGACGCCGCGGTCGGTCAGTACGGCGTCCGTCGTTATCGCCTGACGATCTACCCACCGGGCACGGGTATCGATGATCGGTATGCAGCCTTGCTGTGGCGGAGCTGGCCGATAGGTGGCGCGGCACTGATGGTGTTGGCGGAGATGCTGCTTGGAGATGTGCTGGCATCAGCCGCCACCGTGCTGGTATTCGCCGCGGGCGTCTACTTGGCCATTGGTGCGCTGCTGTTTGTTCGGGGCGGTCCCGGCCGGGTGCCGGTCAGAAACCTGACAGTTGTCCTGATGCCCAAAAGCGCTGATGTGCAAGAGTTGTGCCGCTACACCTACTGGCGAGCCCTGGTCGACATGCTGACTGACGCCGACCGTCGGCTGGCAGCCGGTGACCTCTCTTTAGTTCAGCACGAGGCGATCTGGTGGCAGGCATACGACCGTCTGGAGGAGTGGTCACGCGTCGTGAAATAG
- a CDS encoding potassium-transporting ATPase subunit F, translated as MSYQNIVGLVLAILLALFMVGALLFPERF; from the coding sequence ATGAGTTACCAGAACATCGTCGGCCTGGTGCTGGCAATCCTTCTCGCGCTGTTCATGGTTGGCGCGCTGCTGTTTCCGGAGAGGTTCTAG
- the kdpA gene encoding potassium-transporting ATPase subunit KdpA: MSQTIAGIIFLAALVVALALVHVPFGDYMYRVYSSDNDSRVESMIYRLIGVDARSEQTWGAYTRSVLAFSSISILFLFALQLLQGGLPLHLHDPATKMTPALAWNTAVSFVTNTNWQAYSGESTQGHLVQMAGLTVQNFVSAAVGMAVAIALVRGFARTRTGELGNFWVDLVRGTLRILLPIAVVGAILLVAGGVIQNFHLHDQVVTTLGGAQQTITGGPVASQEVIKELGTNGGGFYNANSAHPFENPTAWTNWLEIFLLLVISFSLPRTFGRMVGSKKQGYAIAAVMTTLAGVSVSLMMWFQLQHHGTVPNALGAATEGVEQRFGVADSAVFADATTLTSTGAVDSFHDSYTSLGGMMTMFNMQLGEVAPGGTGSGLYGMLILALITVFVAGLMVGRTPEYLGKKINPREIKLAASYFLVTPLIVLTGTAIAMALPGERAGMLNSGPHGLSEILYAFTSAANNNGSAFAGLSVNTDWYNTALGLAMLFGRFLPIVVVLALAGSLAKQGTTPESAGTLPTHRPQFVGMVAGVTLILVALTFLPMLALGPLAEGIH; encoded by the coding sequence GTGAGCCAAACGATAGCGGGGATCATCTTCCTCGCCGCTCTCGTCGTGGCACTGGCATTGGTCCACGTACCGTTCGGCGACTACATGTACCGGGTCTACTCCTCGGACAACGACTCACGGGTCGAGTCAATGATCTACCGCCTCATCGGTGTCGACGCGCGCTCGGAACAAACGTGGGGCGCCTACACCCGCAGCGTGCTGGCGTTCTCGTCAATCAGCATCCTGTTCTTGTTCGCCTTGCAACTGCTGCAGGGCGGATTGCCGTTACACCTGCACGACCCCGCCACGAAGATGACGCCGGCACTGGCCTGGAATACCGCGGTCAGCTTCGTCACCAACACCAACTGGCAGGCCTACTCCGGGGAATCGACGCAGGGACATCTGGTTCAGATGGCTGGCCTGACGGTGCAGAACTTCGTCTCAGCGGCCGTCGGCATGGCGGTGGCGATTGCGCTGGTGCGCGGGTTCGCCCGCACGCGCACAGGCGAACTGGGCAACTTCTGGGTGGACCTGGTCCGCGGCACCTTGCGCATCCTGCTGCCCATTGCCGTCGTCGGCGCCATCCTGCTCGTCGCGGGCGGGGTGATCCAGAACTTCCACCTGCACGATCAGGTGGTGACCACGCTGGGCGGCGCCCAGCAGACGATCACCGGCGGCCCGGTGGCCAGCCAGGAAGTCATCAAAGAGCTGGGCACCAACGGCGGTGGCTTCTACAACGCCAACTCCGCGCACCCGTTCGAGAATCCCACCGCGTGGACGAACTGGCTGGAAATCTTTCTGCTGCTGGTGATCAGCTTTTCGCTGCCGCGCACCTTCGGGCGCATGGTCGGCAGCAAGAAGCAGGGTTACGCGATCGCGGCCGTCATGACGACGCTGGCCGGCGTCAGCGTGTCGTTGATGATGTGGTTCCAGCTGCAGCACCACGGCACCGTCCCGAATGCCCTCGGCGCGGCCACCGAGGGCGTCGAGCAGCGGTTCGGCGTCGCGGACTCGGCCGTGTTCGCCGACGCCACAACGCTCACCTCCACCGGCGCTGTCGACTCGTTCCACGACTCCTACACCAGCCTGGGCGGCATGATGACGATGTTCAACATGCAGCTCGGCGAGGTCGCCCCCGGCGGCACCGGTTCGGGCCTGTACGGCATGTTGATTCTCGCGTTGATCACCGTCTTCGTCGCCGGGCTGATGGTCGGCCGGACCCCGGAATACCTGGGCAAGAAGATCAATCCACGCGAAATCAAGCTCGCCGCAAGCTATTTCCTGGTGACACCGCTGATCGTGCTGACCGGCACCGCGATAGCCATGGCGCTGCCGGGTGAACGTGCGGGCATGCTCAACAGTGGGCCGCACGGACTCTCGGAGATCCTGTACGCGTTCACCTCCGCGGCCAACAACAACGGGTCGGCCTTCGCCGGGCTGAGCGTCAACACCGACTGGTACAACACAGCTTTGGGACTGGCCATGCTCTTCGGCAGGTTCCTGCCCATCGTGGTGGTGCTCGCCCTGGCCGGATCGCTGGCCAAACAGGGCACCACCCCGGAATCGGCGGGCACGCTGCCCACCCATCGGCCGCAGTTCGTCGGAATGGTCGCCGGTGTCACCTTGATTCTGGTGGCGCTCACGTTCCTGCCCATGCTGGCGCTCGGCCCTCTTGCTGAAGGAATCCATTGA
- the kdpB gene encoding potassium-transporting ATPase subunit KdpB: MSANTKRLGGGVLDPAMLWKSTPQALSKLDPRTLWRNPVMFIVEVGAVWATALAIAEPTWFAWLIVVWLWLTVVFANLAEAVAEGRGKAQAETLRKAKTQTMARRLTGWTPGSPLVEEEVAAPLLRQGDIVVVEAGQVIPGDGDVVEGIASVDESAITGESAPVIRESGGDRSAVTGGTTVLSDQIIVQITQKPGESFIDRMIALVEGANRQKTPNEIALNILLAALTMIFIFAVTTLQPLAIYSKLNNPGVPDTQALNGSGVTGIVMVSLLVCLIPTTIGALLSAIGIAGMDRLVQRNVLAMSGRAVEAAGDVNTLLLDKTGTITLGNRQAAAFIPVDGVSPEELADAAQLSSLADETPEGRSVVVFAKEHFGLRARTPGELAHAQWVTFSAATRMSGVDVDDHQLRKGAASSVAEWVRAQGGKVPRQLGEIVDGVSAGGGTPLVVGECRSGEASVLGVIHLKDVVKQGMRERFDEMRRMGIRTVMITGDNPLTAKAIADEAGVDDFLAEATPEDKLALIKREQAGGKLVAMTGDGTNDAPALAQADVGVAMNTGTSAAKEAGNMVDLDSDPTKLIEIVEIGKQLLITRGALTTFSIANDIAKYFAIIPAMFVALFPGLDLLNVMRLHSPESAILSAVIFNAIIIVLLIPLSLRGVRYKPSSASKLLSRNLYVYGLGGIVAPFIGIKLIDLIVQFVPGMS, encoded by the coding sequence ATGAGCGCGAACACCAAGCGGCTCGGCGGCGGCGTCCTTGATCCGGCGATGCTGTGGAAATCGACCCCCCAGGCGCTGAGCAAGCTCGACCCGCGCACGTTGTGGCGCAACCCGGTCATGTTCATCGTCGAGGTCGGTGCCGTCTGGGCTACCGCGCTGGCGATCGCCGAACCGACCTGGTTCGCCTGGCTGATCGTGGTGTGGCTGTGGCTGACGGTCGTGTTCGCCAACCTCGCCGAGGCGGTTGCCGAAGGCCGCGGCAAGGCCCAGGCCGAGACACTGCGCAAAGCGAAGACCCAGACGATGGCGCGGCGCCTCACCGGGTGGACACCCGGCTCGCCGCTGGTGGAGGAAGAAGTCGCGGCCCCGCTGCTGCGACAGGGCGACATCGTCGTCGTCGAAGCCGGACAGGTGATCCCGGGCGACGGCGACGTCGTGGAAGGCATTGCCTCCGTGGATGAGTCGGCGATCACGGGCGAATCGGCACCGGTGATCCGGGAGTCCGGTGGTGACCGCTCGGCCGTCACCGGCGGCACCACCGTGCTGAGCGACCAGATCATCGTCCAGATCACTCAGAAGCCCGGTGAGAGCTTCATCGACCGCATGATTGCGCTCGTCGAGGGCGCCAACCGGCAGAAGACGCCGAACGAGATCGCACTCAACATTCTGCTGGCCGCATTGACGATGATCTTCATCTTCGCCGTCACGACGCTGCAGCCGTTGGCGATCTACTCCAAGCTGAACAATCCCGGCGTGCCAGACACCCAGGCGCTCAACGGAAGTGGCGTCACCGGCATCGTCATGGTGTCGCTGCTGGTGTGCCTGATCCCCACCACCATCGGCGCGCTGCTGTCGGCCATCGGCATCGCCGGCATGGATCGGCTGGTGCAGCGCAATGTGCTGGCGATGTCCGGACGCGCGGTCGAGGCCGCGGGCGACGTGAACACCCTGCTGCTGGACAAGACCGGCACCATCACGCTGGGCAACCGTCAGGCCGCCGCCTTCATCCCGGTCGACGGCGTCTCGCCGGAGGAGTTGGCCGACGCCGCGCAGTTGTCCAGCCTCGCCGACGAAACACCGGAGGGCCGTTCGGTCGTCGTCTTCGCCAAGGAGCACTTCGGATTACGTGCGCGCACTCCGGGTGAACTCGCGCACGCCCAGTGGGTGACGTTCTCGGCCGCCACGCGGATGTCCGGTGTTGACGTCGACGATCACCAGTTGCGCAAGGGCGCCGCCAGCTCCGTCGCGGAATGGGTTCGGGCACAGGGCGGTAAGGTGCCCAGGCAGCTCGGGGAGATCGTCGACGGTGTCTCGGCCGGCGGCGGCACACCACTGGTTGTCGGCGAGTGTCGCAGCGGCGAAGCATCGGTCCTTGGCGTCATCCATCTCAAGGACGTCGTCAAGCAGGGCATGCGCGAGCGGTTCGACGAGATGCGCCGGATGGGTATTCGTACCGTCATGATCACCGGCGACAATCCGTTGACCGCCAAAGCGATAGCCGACGAGGCCGGGGTCGACGATTTCCTCGCCGAAGCCACACCCGAAGACAAACTCGCGTTGATCAAGCGGGAGCAGGCAGGCGGCAAGCTGGTCGCGATGACCGGTGACGGCACCAACGACGCGCCGGCGCTGGCCCAGGCCGACGTAGGTGTGGCGATGAACACCGGGACCTCGGCCGCCAAAGAAGCCGGCAACATGGTGGATCTCGACTCCGACCCCACCAAGCTGATCGAGATCGTGGAAATCGGCAAGCAGCTGCTGATCACCCGGGGCGCTTTGACGACCTTCTCGATCGCCAACGACATCGCCAAGTATTTCGCGATCATTCCGGCGATGTTCGTCGCCCTGTTCCCCGGCCTGGACCTGTTGAACGTGATGCGATTACACAGCCCGGAATCGGCGATCCTGTCGGCGGTGATCTTCAACGCGATCATCATCGTCCTGCTGATCCCGCTGTCGTTGCGGGGCGTGCGTTACAAGCCTAGCAGCGCGTCAAAACTGTTGAGCCGCAACCTGTATGTCTACGGTCTCGGGGGGATCGTCGCCCCGTTCATCGGGATCAAGCTGATCGACTTGATCGTCCAATTCGTCCCTGGGATGTCCTGA
- a CDS encoding potassium-transporting ATPase subunit C, with product MKFSSFLRVHWAAVRALLVLTVITGLIYPLFIWLVAQIPGLHDKAEGSIVSVGGKPVGSRLIGQLFTDASGNPLPQYFQSRPSAAGNGYDPLSTGASNLGPESMSLLNQVCSRSVAIGKLEAVDGSRPFCTGGGVGAVLAVIGPRDARGAVIHPTRVISVNEPCETTSAPFLTSYEGVRVECAKKGEDYSIGQMVPIRGAAPADPVVPADAVSASGSGLDPDISVAYANLQVARVAKARHVSPEQVRDVLAQYRTGRVLGFIGEPSVNVLQLNLQLDRRYPVTG from the coding sequence ATGAAGTTCTCCAGTTTTCTTCGGGTCCACTGGGCCGCGGTGCGCGCGCTGCTGGTGCTGACCGTCATCACCGGATTGATCTACCCGTTGTTCATCTGGTTGGTGGCGCAGATCCCAGGGCTGCACGACAAGGCCGAAGGGTCGATCGTCAGCGTCGGCGGCAAGCCGGTGGGTAGCCGGCTGATCGGCCAGCTGTTCACCGACGCCAGCGGCAACCCGCTGCCGCAGTATTTTCAGAGCCGTCCGTCGGCGGCCGGTAACGGGTACGACCCGCTGTCCACCGGAGCGAGCAACCTCGGACCGGAGAGCATGAGCCTGCTCAATCAGGTGTGCTCGCGCAGCGTGGCTATTGGCAAGCTCGAAGCAGTGGACGGGTCACGTCCGTTCTGCACCGGTGGTGGCGTCGGGGCGGTGCTGGCGGTGATCGGCCCCCGCGATGCGCGCGGGGCCGTCATCCATCCCACCCGGGTCATCAGCGTCAACGAGCCCTGCGAGACGACGTCGGCGCCCTTCCTGACCAGCTATGAGGGTGTGCGGGTGGAGTGCGCCAAAAAAGGCGAGGACTACTCGATCGGCCAGATGGTGCCGATTCGCGGGGCCGCGCCCGCCGACCCCGTCGTGCCCGCCGATGCGGTGAGCGCCAGCGGCAGCGGACTGGACCCGGATATCTCGGTGGCCTACGCCAACCTTCAGGTGGCGCGGGTGGCCAAAGCCCGCCACGTCAGCCCGGAGCAGGTGCGGGACGTGCTGGCCCAGTACCGAACCGGGCGCGTGCTCGGCTTCATCGGGGAACCTTCTGTCAACGTCCTGCAGCTCAACCTGCAACTCGACCGCCGATACCCGGTCACCGGCTAG
- a CDS encoding sensor histidine kinase produces the protein MMVDVTDVNLGEHRTKRGELRIYLGAAPGVGKTYAMLGEAHRRLERGTDVVAAVIETHGRAKTAELLTGIETIPPRLIEYRGGSFPELDVPAVLARHPHVVLVDELAHTNTPGSKNAKRWQDVEELLDAGITVISTVNIQHLESLNDVVAQITGIEQKETIPDSIVRQASQVELIDITPEALRRRLSHGNVYTSERIDAALSNYFRPGNLTALRELALLWLADQVDTALAKYRAENKITAMWEARERVVVAVTGGPESETLVRRASRIASKSTAELMVVHVVRGDGLAGLSETRMAKIRELANSLDASLHTVVGDDVPSALLDFAREMNATQLVVGTSRRPRWARIFDEGIGPAIVEHSGKIDVHMVTHEESKRGLRTSSISRRERRVASWLAAAIVPSLICFGTVAWLDRYLDNGGESALFFVGVLLVGLLGGVAPAVLSAVLSGLLLNYFLITPRHSFTIAEPNSAVTELVLLLIAVAVAVLVDGAAKRSREARRASQEAELLTLFAGSVLRGADLDTLLERVRETYSQRAVSMLREDTVDGRPRSRVVASVGKDACATVDSADTAIEVGDDEFWMLLGGRRLSARDRRVLHAVATQAAGLIKQSELAAEASRAEAIVRADELRRSLLSAVSHDLRTPLAAAKVAVSSLRAGDVAFSAEDTAELLATIEESIDSLTALVGNLLDSSRLAAGVVHPNLQRVYLEEVVQRALVSIGQGATGFFRSAIDRVKVDVGDAVAMADAGLLERVLANLIDNALRYAPDCVVRVNAGRVGDRVLINVIDEGPGIPHGAEEQIFEAFQRLGDHDNTTGVGLGMSVARGFVEAMGGTISAGDTPGGGLTIVVELGAP, from the coding sequence ATGATGGTTGACGTGACCGACGTCAACCTCGGCGAGCACCGGACCAAGCGTGGTGAGCTGCGCATCTATCTCGGCGCCGCGCCAGGAGTCGGCAAGACCTACGCGATGCTCGGCGAGGCCCATCGGCGCCTGGAGCGCGGCACCGACGTCGTCGCGGCAGTCATCGAAACCCACGGCCGCGCGAAAACCGCTGAGCTGCTTACCGGCATAGAAACCATTCCGCCGCGGCTCATCGAATACCGGGGCGGCAGTTTCCCCGAACTCGACGTGCCAGCCGTACTGGCGCGCCATCCGCACGTGGTGCTGGTCGACGAGCTTGCCCACACCAACACACCGGGCAGCAAGAACGCCAAGCGCTGGCAGGATGTCGAAGAATTGCTCGACGCCGGCATCACGGTGATCTCCACGGTGAACATCCAGCACCTGGAGAGCTTGAACGACGTCGTCGCCCAGATCACCGGCATCGAGCAGAAGGAGACCATCCCCGACTCGATCGTCCGGCAGGCGTCGCAGGTCGAGCTGATCGATATCACCCCGGAAGCGTTGCGCCGCAGACTTTCTCATGGCAACGTCTACACCTCGGAACGGATCGACGCGGCACTGTCCAACTATTTCCGTCCCGGAAACCTCACTGCCCTGCGGGAATTGGCGCTGCTGTGGCTGGCCGACCAGGTCGACACGGCGCTGGCCAAGTACCGCGCGGAGAACAAGATCACCGCGATGTGGGAGGCCCGTGAACGCGTCGTCGTAGCCGTCACGGGTGGTCCGGAGTCGGAGACATTGGTGCGCAGAGCGTCCCGAATCGCATCCAAGTCCACCGCCGAGTTGATGGTGGTTCACGTGGTGCGCGGTGACGGGTTGGCGGGCCTGTCCGAGACCCGGATGGCCAAAATCCGGGAACTGGCCAACAGCCTGGACGCCTCCCTGCACACCGTCGTCGGCGACGACGTGCCCAGCGCGCTGCTGGATTTCGCGCGCGAGATGAACGCGACCCAACTGGTGGTCGGCACCTCCCGGCGGCCGCGGTGGGCACGCATCTTCGATGAGGGCATCGGCCCGGCCATCGTCGAGCATTCCGGCAAGATCGACGTGCACATGGTGACCCACGAGGAATCCAAACGCGGACTTCGCACCTCATCGATTTCGCGGCGTGAGCGCCGGGTCGCGTCCTGGCTGGCGGCCGCGATCGTCCCGTCGCTGATCTGCTTTGGCACGGTGGCGTGGCTGGACCGGTATCTGGACAACGGCGGAGAAAGCGCGCTGTTCTTCGTCGGTGTGCTGCTGGTGGGTCTACTGGGAGGCGTTGCGCCCGCGGTGCTTTCAGCGGTGTTATCCGGCCTGCTGTTGAACTACTTCTTGATCACGCCACGTCACAGCTTCACGATCGCGGAGCCGAACAGTGCGGTCACCGAACTGGTGCTGCTATTGATTGCGGTGGCGGTCGCGGTGCTGGTCGATGGGGCGGCCAAACGGTCGCGCGAGGCACGCCGTGCTTCCCAGGAAGCCGAATTGCTGACGTTGTTCGCCGGGTCGGTGTTGCGCGGCGCGGACCTGGACACGTTGCTGGAGCGAGTGCGCGAGACGTACTCGCAGCGCGCCGTGAGCATGTTGCGCGAAGACACCGTCGACGGGCGCCCGCGAAGCCGTGTGGTCGCGTCGGTGGGCAAGGATGCCTGTGCCACCGTCGATTCCGCCGATACCGCGATCGAGGTTGGCGACGACGAGTTCTGGATGCTGCTGGGGGGTCGCCGGCTTTCCGCGCGGGATCGCCGCGTGCTCCATGCCGTGGCGACACAGGCGGCGGGTCTGATCAAGCAAAGTGAACTCGCCGCCGAAGCCAGCCGCGCCGAGGCGATCGTCCGGGCCGACGAGCTGCGTCGCTCATTGTTGTCGGCGGTCAGCCACGATCTGCGAACGCCGTTGGCGGCGGCCAAGGTTGCGGTGTCCAGCCTGCGCGCAGGAGATGTCGCCTTCTCCGCCGAAGACACCGCCGAACTGCTGGCGACGATCGAGGAGTCCATCGATTCGTTGACCGCGCTGGTGGGCAACCTGCTCGATTCGTCGCGGTTGGCGGCCGGTGTGGTCCACCCGAATCTGCAGCGGGTGTATCTGGAGGAGGTGGTGCAGCGGGCGCTGGTCAGCATCGGGCAGGGCGCTACCGGCTTCTTCCGTTCGGCGATCGACCGCGTCAAAGTCGACGTCGGCGACGCGGTGGCGATGGCCGATGCCGGCCTGCTGGAACGGGTGCTGGCCAACCTGATCGACAACGCCCTGCGTTATGCGCCCGACTGCGTGGTGCGGGTGAACGCGGGCCGGGTCGGCGATCGGGTGCTGATCAATGTCATCGACGAGGGTCCCGGCATCCCCCACGGCGCCGAGGAGCAGATCTTCGAGGCGTTCCAGCGGCTCGGCGATCACGACAACACCACCGGTGTCGGCCTGGGTATGTCGGTGGCGCGGGGCTTCGTTGAGGCGATGGGCGGAACGATCTCGGCCGGTGACACTCCCGGTGGCGGGCTTACCATCGTGGTGGAGCTGGGGGCGCCATGA
- a CDS encoding response regulator, producing MTRVLVIDDEPHILRALKINLTVRGYEVTTASTGAGALRAAAEHPPDVVILDLGLPDISGIEVLGGLRGWLSAPVIVLSARSDSADKVEALDAGADDYVTKPFGMDEFLARLRAAVRRNTAASEIDQPVIETSAFTIDLAAKKVVKNGAEVHLTPTEWGMLEVLARNRGKLVGREELLKEVWGPGYATETHYLRVYLAQLRRKLEDDPSHPRHLLTESGMGYRFEE from the coding sequence ATGACGCGGGTACTGGTGATAGACGACGAGCCGCACATTCTGCGGGCTCTGAAGATCAATTTGACGGTGCGCGGGTACGAGGTCACGACCGCCTCGACCGGTGCCGGCGCGTTGCGCGCCGCTGCCGAGCACCCGCCCGACGTCGTGATCCTGGACCTGGGGTTGCCGGACATCTCGGGTATCGAGGTGCTGGGCGGGTTGCGCGGGTGGCTTTCGGCGCCGGTGATCGTGCTGTCGGCGCGCAGCGATTCCGCGGACAAGGTGGAGGCGCTGGATGCCGGGGCCGACGACTATGTGACGAAACCCTTTGGTATGGACGAGTTTCTGGCCCGGTTACGCGCGGCGGTGCGCCGCAACACGGCGGCGTCCGAGATCGATCAGCCGGTTATCGAGACGTCGGCTTTCACGATCGATTTAGCGGCGAAGAAGGTCGTGAAGAATGGTGCGGAGGTGCACCTGACGCCGACCGAGTGGGGGATGCTGGAGGTGCTGGCCCGCAATCGTGGCAAGCTGGTCGGCCGCGAGGAACTGCTGAAGGAAGTGTGGGGGCCCGGATATGCGACCGAAACCCATTATCTCCGTGTCTATTTGGCGCAGCTGCGACGTAAGCTCGAGGATGACCCGTCGCACCCCCGGCACTTGCTGACCGAGTCCGGTATGGGTTACCGCTTCGAGGAGTGA
- a CDS encoding Ppx/GppA phosphatase family protein — MALTRLAGIDCGTNSIRLLIADVEGERLRDVHREMRIVRLGQGVDATGEFAAEAIARTRAALVDYAELLRVHDVSRVRMVATSATRDAANRDVFFAMTAEVLGAVIPGSVAEVITGAEEAGLSFRGAVGELDSAGAPFVVVDLGGGSTEIVVGKAAGEIAASYSADIGCVRLTERCLHSDPPSEDEVAAARDVVRERLDVALRAVPVDGARTWVGLAGTMTTLSALAQGLSRYDAAAIHLSRVPFSELLGVCERLIGMTRAERAALGPMHEGRVDVIGGGAIVVQELARELGSRAGISELVVSEHDILDGIVLSIA, encoded by the coding sequence ATGGCTTTGACGCGACTTGCCGGGATCGACTGCGGAACCAACTCGATTCGGTTACTGATCGCCGACGTCGAGGGGGAGCGGTTGCGCGATGTCCATCGGGAGATGCGCATTGTGCGGCTGGGTCAAGGTGTCGACGCAACGGGTGAGTTCGCGGCGGAGGCGATCGCCCGAACCCGAGCCGCGTTGGTTGACTATGCCGAATTGCTGCGCGTGCACGATGTTTCGCGGGTGCGGATGGTCGCGACTTCGGCGACGCGGGATGCTGCCAATCGCGATGTTTTCTTTGCGATGACTGCCGAGGTGCTGGGGGCGGTGATCCCGGGGTCGGTCGCCGAGGTTATTACGGGCGCCGAGGAGGCTGGTCTGTCATTCCGGGGTGCGGTCGGCGAGTTGGACAGTGCCGGTGCGCCTTTCGTCGTCGTGGACCTGGGTGGGGGTTCGACGGAGATCGTGGTCGGCAAGGCAGCCGGAGAGATCGCGGCGAGCTACTCGGCCGACATCGGATGTGTGCGTTTGACCGAACGGTGTCTGCACTCGGACCCACCATCTGAGGATGAAGTGGCCGCGGCCCGCGACGTGGTGCGCGAGCGGCTGGACGTCGCGTTGCGCGCGGTGCCGGTGGACGGGGCGCGGACCTGGGTCGGGCTGGCCGGGACGATGACAACGCTGTCGGCGCTGGCGCAGGGTCTGAGTCGCTATGATGCTGCGGCGATTCACCTTTCGCGGGTGCCGTTCAGTGAGCTGCTCGGGGTGTGTGAGCGGTTGATTGGGATGACCCGGGCCGAGCGGGCCGCGCTGGGGCCCATGCATGAGGGTCGGGTTGACGTGATCGGCGGCGGCGCCATCGTGGTTCAGGAGTTGGCGCGGGAATTGGGTTCGCGGGCCGGCATTTCGGAGTTGGTGGTCAGTGAGCACGACATCCTGGACGGGATCGTGCTCTCGATCGCGTAG
- a CDS encoding DUF501 domain-containing protein has protein sequence MVDSADLEAVARQLGREPRGVLEVAYRCLDGEPGVVKTAPKLPDGTPFPTLYYLTHPVLTAAASRLETTGLMRDMTERLGFDTDLAAAYRRAHESYLAERDAIESLGTTFSGGGMPDRVKCLHVLIAHSLAKGPGVNPFGDEALALLTAEDGAAASLIGRQWL, from the coding sequence GTGGTTGATTCGGCGGACCTGGAGGCGGTGGCGCGTCAGCTGGGTCGCGAGCCTCGCGGTGTGCTCGAAGTCGCCTATCGGTGCCTGGACGGAGAACCGGGGGTGGTGAAGACCGCGCCGAAGCTGCCCGACGGGACGCCGTTTCCGACGTTGTACTACCTGACACATCCGGTGCTGACCGCGGCGGCGAGCCGATTGGAAACGACGGGGCTCATGCGCGACATGACCGAAAGATTGGGCTTTGATACAGATTTGGCCGCCGCGTATCGGCGGGCGCACGAGTCGTATCTGGCCGAGCGGGACGCGATCGAATCGTTGGGCACCACTTTTTCCGGCGGCGGCATGCCGGACCGGGTCAAATGCCTGCACGTGCTGATCGCGCACTCGCTGGCCAAGGGGCCAGGGGTTAATCCCTTCGGTGACGAGGCGTTGGCGCTGCTGACCGCCGAGGACGGCGCTGCGGCTTCTTTGATTGGGAGGCAATGGCTTTGA
- a CDS encoding FtsB family cell division protein codes for MSPKPDPKRRSPASRPGKPGDSARARRSGGASKSYASPVSRPVSKPAQTAPDESRSTGSLHEHVVDPIKRSFTESVEQRSDQRLGFTARRAAILAAVVCVLTLTIAGPVRTYFAQRTEMAQLTATEAALRRQIADLEQRKGQLADPAYVAAQARERLGFVKPGDIPFQVQLPPGAAATPQPGAEAGGAAKNEPWYTSLWHTIADAPHLPPAAGPAPEQAPPVAPNPTSPGG; via the coding sequence TTGTCTCCCAAGCCCGATCCGAAACGGCGATCCCCGGCGTCACGGCCGGGGAAGCCGGGTGATTCGGCTCGGGCTCGTCGCTCCGGCGGTGCGTCGAAGTCCTACGCCAGTCCTGTTTCGAGGCCGGTTTCGAAGCCGGCGCAGACAGCTCCCGACGAAAGCCGGTCCACCGGCTCGTTGCACGAGCATGTGGTGGATCCCATCAAGCGGTCCTTCACCGAATCCGTTGAGCAGCGGTCGGATCAGCGGCTGGGGTTCACCGCCCGGCGGGCCGCGATCCTGGCGGCGGTGGTGTGTGTGCTGACGCTGACCATCGCCGGACCGGTGCGCACCTACTTCGCTCAGCGCACCGAGATGGCGCAGCTGACGGCAACCGAGGCCGCGCTGCGTCGCCAGATCGCGGACCTGGAACAACGCAAGGGCCAGCTGGCCGACCCCGCCTACGTCGCGGCGCAGGCGCGGGAGCGCCTCGGGTTCGTCAAGCCGGGGGACATTCCGTTCCAGGTTCAGCTTCCGCCCGGCGCCGCGGCGACTCCACAGCCGGGTGCGGAGGCGGGTGGCGCGGCCAAGAACGAGCCCTGGTACACCTCGTTGTGGCACACCATCGCCGACGCGCCGCACCTGCCGCCCGCGGCCGGTCCGGCACCCGAGCAGGCGCCGCCGGTGGCGCCCAACCCGACGTCGCCCGGTGGTTGA